The Cryptococcus gattii WM276 chromosome B, complete sequence genome has a segment encoding these proteins:
- a CDS encoding RNA methyltransferase, putative (Similar to TIGR gene model, INSD accession AAW41873.1), with product MGKHDKKTGKGRLDKFYRLAKEQGYRARSAFKLVHLNRKYDLLSKARCCIDLCAAPGGWLQVAEKYMPKGSLIIGVDLNAIKPLPHVTTFVSDITTPHCRQTLRQHMHDWKADLVLHDGAPNVGSAWVQDAFTQNELVLQSLKLATEFLAKGGSFVTKVFRSQDYNSLLWVFGQLFKSVEATKPPSSRNVSAEIFVVCRDFIAPKHIDPKFLDPKHVFKDIASLPTSIIEPTGVSVAPTSSSTASAAAAAARLAANSHAHSNVYAPEKKRRHREGYAEGDYTLHHTISAEEFVRGQDPVLLLGNMNKIEFRSENEKAWLKSRHTTPDIIANFEDLKVLGKGDFKALMKWRLAIRLEIGLDVKADKTQDATEEVVVEPMDEEEQITEELQKLQQAKLAKSKKEKKRANEKKARELLKLQLNMTVPDDLDQNDLALQGEEEIFDLEEGENEAKRRGKKGGLAALVDNGEGMDLSSESEEEDEDEEDHEILDSDEERERKTAALEGELDGLYDSYVERKKERDAKWKVKQDRLKDKNFDAWHGIQEKSDEEGSDDDEDQDDNEEGGWDVVAQKKAKYGEGDSSDSDSDAEPETEAPKKSKKVSFEKPARSEKSSGLLTSLREPELRAQRSKQAQLWFDQPVFKDVGDLAALDGDDEEEEEADEPEEEESDDEDVDMDDASESSSTLEGDEDFEIVPQAPEDDGPEWDVDDEDQDEVKKKIIQDKGLLTAEAVSLATALVNRKTTADKLIDQGFNRLSAHNKDGLPTWFLDDESKFYKPNIPITKEAADALRARQRALDARPIKKVAEAKGRKRMKAVARMEKAKKKADGVMESEEMGDAEKARQVRRMLARAAKGKEKAKEKKIVVAKGVNRGVKGRPTGVKGKYKIVDARMRKEVRALKRIKKAGSKRR from the exons ATGGGTAAGCACGATAAGAAGACAGGTAAGGGCCGTCTAGATAAGTTCTACCGTCTCGCCAAGGAGCAGGGCTACAGAGCCCGTTCTGCTTT CAAACTTGTCCACCTCAACCGCAAGTATGACCTACTCTCTAAAGCCCGATGCTGTATCGATCTATGTGCAGCCCCTGGTGGTTGGCTTCAGGTGGCTGAAAAATACATGCCTAAAGGCTCTCTCATCATCGGTGTCGACCTTAACGCCATCAAGCCCCTTCCCCATGTCACAACCTTTGTCTCCGACATCACCACCCCTCACTGTCGACAGACTTTGCGTCAGCACATGCACGACTGGAAGGCCGATTTAGTCCTTCACGACGGTGCTCCCAACGTTGGTAGTGCTTGGGTTCAAGATGCGTTCACTCAAAACGAGTTAGTTTTGCAAAGTTTGAAGCTTGCCACAGAATTTTTGGCAAAGGGTGGAAGTTTTGTCACCAAGGTTTTCAGAAGTCAGGACTACAACAGCTTGTTATGGGTCTTTGGCCAACTTTTCAAATCTGTAGAAGCTACAAAACCTCCTTCGTCTCG TAACGTTTCTGCCGAAATCTTCGTCGTCTGTCGCGACTTTATTGCTCCGAAACACATTGACCCTAAATTCCTCGACCCCAAGCACGTCTTCAAGGACATTGCATCTCTCCCTACATCAATCATCGAACCCACCGGCGTCTCTGTCGCTcccacctcttcttctaccGCCTCTGCTGCCGCTGCCGCCGCTCGACTAGCGGCCAACTCGCACGCCCACTCAAACGTCTACGCCCCTGAAAAGAAGCGACGACATAGGGAAGGTTATGCTGAAGGTGACTACACTCTGCATCACACGATCAGTGCCGAGGAGTTTGTCCGAGGACAAGATCCTGTGTTGCTGCTGGGTAACATGAACAAAATTGAGTTCCGATCTGAGAATGAAAAAGC TTGGCTTAAATCTCGCCACACAACCCCCGATATCATTGCCAACTTTGAGGATCTTAAGGTTCTCGGTAAAGGTGACTTTAAGGCTCTCATGAAATGGCGTCTTGCCATTCGTCTCGAAATAGGTCTCGATGTCAAAGCCGATAAGACTCAAGATGCTACCGAGGAAGTTGTTGTCGAGCCTatggatgaggaagagcagATTACGGAGGAACTCCAGAAGCTTCAACAGGCTAAACTTGCAAAGTCcaaaaaggagaaaaagcGAGCAAacgagaagaaggcaaggGAATTGTTGAAACTCCAATTGAACATGACCGTTCCCGATGACCTTGACCAAAATGATCTTGCCCTCcaaggtgaagaggagatatttgatcttgaagaaggcgaGAATGAGGCTAAACGTAGAGGAAAAAAGGGAGGCTTGGCTGCTCTCGTGGACAATGGTGAAGGAATGGATCTCTCTTCGGAAtcagaggaagaggatgaagatgaggaagacCATGAAATCCTCGACTCCGACGAAGAGCGTGAGCGCAAGACTGCCGCTCTCGAGGGAGAGCTCGATGGCCTTTACGACTCTTATGTTGAGCGCAAGAAAGAGCGTGATGCCAAGTGGAAAGTCAAGCAAGACCGACTCAAAGACAAAAACTTTGATGCTTGGCATGGTATCCAGGAGAAGAgcgatgaggaaggaagtgacgatgatgaagatCAGGATGACAACGAGGAGGGTGGATGGGATGTGGTTGCTCAGAAAAAGGCCAAGTATGGTGAAGGTGATTCCTCGGATTCTGATTCCGATGCTGAGCCTGAAACCGAGGCCCCcaagaagagcaagaaaGTTAGCTTTGAAAAGCCTGCCAGATCCGAAAAGAGCAGCGGTCTTTTGACTAGTCTGAGGGAGCCTGAACTGCGGGCTCAAAGAAGTAAGCAAGCACAGCTGTGGTTTGACCAGCCGGTCTTCAAGGACGTTGGCGATCTTGCTGCTTTGGATGGtgacgatgaggaagaagaggaggcagACGAGCctgaggaggaagagtcTGATGACGAAGATGTGGATATGGATGACGCATCTGAGAGCTCAAGTACCCTCGAAGGCGACGAAGACTTTGAGATTGTTCCTCAAGCACCTGAGGATGACGGTCCCGAATGGGATgtcgatgatgaggatCAAGACGAggtcaagaagaagattaTCCAAG ACAAGGGTCTCCTTACTGCCGAGGCTGTTTCTCTTGCTACCGCCCTTGTTAATCGAAAAACCACTGCCGACAAACTCATTGACCAAGGCTTCAACCGTCTCTCTGCTCACAACAAGGATGGCCTTCCCACGTGGTTCCTTGACGACGAATCCAAATTTTACAAGCCCAATATTCCTATCACAAAGGAGGCTGCTGATGCTCTCCGTGCTCGACAGAGGGCATTAGATGCCAGACCCATCAAGAAGGTTGCCGAGGCCAAGGGTagaaagaggatgaaggctgtggcgaggatggagaaggccaagaagaaggctgaCGGTGTCATGGAAAGCGAGGAGATGGGTGATGCTGAAAAGGCTAGACAAGTTAGAAGAATGCTCGCCCGTGCCGCTAAAGGCAAGGAAAAGgccaaggagaagaagatcgTTGTGGCCAAGGGTGTCAACAGGGGTGTCAAGGGTAGACCAACGGGTGTCAAGGGCAAGTACAAGATTGTGGACGcaaggatgaggaaggaagtCAGGGCGTTGAAGAGAATCAAGAAGGCGGGAAGCAAGAGGAGGTAG
- a CDS encoding Cleavage stimulation factor, 77kDa subunit, putative (Similar to TIGR gene model, INSD accession AAW41872.1) yields MSEENPTDIVHQLQSIDSIEQDLADTAAAVVDAASQSHPPQHAAQDQKFQPTLLDNAEAIESVLESAIPPAPGSSSTAGASDAIGDNSFTTSGPAPFPDTVVASSAANDEIGDVIVVETETPTTTNVVEAVVNPENDGNIPIETTEQSSEQPTEQPTEQPTEQPTEQPTEQPTEQPTEQPTEQPTEQPAVEIPLAPQSTPAAPATSAAENVSTTLEDTQPEQIVQTPVPIPHTEAPMPVVDMKMEEKPLVEHATWIPSQEIHSAVFLPEGLTEYSPSVSQNGELIKSWRADPSNPTLLLSLFNWAVQKTEVEDARAWYRVLAVDNPTATQPLLALINLELALSNFAEVEAIFASTLKGSAGITTAADVSIWTAYLHYIRRQNPLAEGSANAADVRSTIAEAYEFALRECGFDRESGDIWDEYIKFVATGPATNQWETQAKSDNLRKIYQRAVCIPLNNIEALWKSYDNFESSLNKLTAKKYLAEKSPAYMTARTALRELRALSDPIPKPILPPYPTFTEQDRQIVGAWKAYLRWEEGNPLVIENHAMLQSRIGYALRKCLGEMRHFAELWHYVASYYSKLGKQDEAAEILEAGVNACPKSFLLTFAYAELQEERKAFPTCHSLYTTLISKLNPEVDELRQNVAREVEIARGPPIPGSEKAAAAAAVGDSIDVDGNDISDIQRLVEEREQRGELVAQRRGRDVEELMIGISVVWIMYMRFARRAEGIKAARGVFGKARKSPHLTWHVFEASALMEYHTNKDAAVAIRIFELGLKQFSEDVDYVIKYLQFLLSINDDNNARALFERSAVRITGDKARPLWDAWARYEYTYGDLSAVHKLEARFSEVFPEDAPLKRFAQRWSYNGIDQIAIRDLGFNRARMGVPVLPASTIAPTLPPPTASITAPIVAPAPVQPPQESYKRPAPEDITPRQPSSTEFSRSPKRHRAQSPPRRYAERDDRPPAGRYRDSLPPVKAPSSIPPAHLGAGSTFAAPPSGGYGGDKDRSGLEKPLAWFMAQLPNARSFDGPIFRPDDIMKLFGGLSLPGAGMPPAPPISRGPAQPPMQSRGYYEPERDRRYGGNRGGRY; encoded by the exons ATGTCAGAAGAAAATCCCACAGACATCGTTCACCAGCTGCAATCAATAGACTCCATTGAGCAAGACCTCGCAGACACAGCTGCTGCCGTCGTCGATGCTGCGTCCCAAAGCCATCCCCCTCAACATGCTGCACAAGATCAAAAATTCCAGCCAACCCTGCTGGATAATGCAGAGGCAATAGAGTCTGTCCTTGAAAGTGCCATACCACCAGCTCCAGGCTCATCATCTACCGCTGGCGCATCTGATGCCATTGGAGATAACAGTTTTACTACGTCTGGTCCTGCTCCTTTTCCCGATACCGTCGTTGCGTCATCTGCTGCAAATGACGAAATTGGAGACGTGATTGTCGTTGAAACCGAAACTCCAACAACTACAAATGTCGTAGAGGCAGTTGTGAACCCAGAAAATGATGGTAATATCCCGATAGAGACCACAGAGCAATCCTCAGAACAGCCCACAGAACAGCCCACAGAACAGCCCACAGAACAGCCCACAGAACAGCCCACAGAACAGCCCACAGAACAGCCCACAGAACAGCCCACAGAACAGCCCACAGAACAACCTGCTGTCGAAATACCCCTTGCGCCGCAATCCACTCCTGCTGCACCTGCCACATCTGCCGCTGAGAATGTCTCGACTACCTTGGAAGATACTCAGCCTGAGCAAATAGTGCAAACGCCTGTCCCAATTCCTCATACGGAGGCTCCGATGCCTGTGGTCGACATGAAAATGGAAGAAAAACCTCTGGTAGAACACGCCACATGGATACCATCTCAAGAAATCCACTCTGCTGTCTTCCTCCCGGAGGGTCTGACGGAATATTCTCCAAGTGTGAGCCAAAACGGCGAACTGATAAAATCTTGGCGTGCTG ACCCTAGCAACCCAACTCTGTTACTTTCTCTTTTCAACTGGGCCGTTCAAAAAACAGAGGTGGAGGATGCTAGGGCTTGGTATCGGGTTCTGGCGGTTGATAATCCGACTGCG ACCCAACCGCTGCTCGCTTTGATCAATTTAGAGTTAGCCCTTTCCAACTTTGCCGAAGTAGAGGCCATCTTCGCTAGTACACTCAAGGGAAGCGCTGGGATCACAACCGCGGCTGACGTTAGTATCTGGACCGCGTATCTTCATTACATCCGACGACAGAATCCTCTTGCTGAGGGTTCAGCCAATGCTGCTGATGTCAGATCAACGATCGCCGAGGCTTACGAGTTTGCGCTTCGAGAATGTGGATTTGACCGAGAGAGCGGAGATATCTGGGATGAATACATCAAGTTCGTTGCAACTGGTCCT GCTACCAATCAATGGGAAACGCAAGCCAAAAGTGATAACCTTCGAAAGATCTATCAACGAGCTGTTTGCATTCCCCTCAACAATATTGAAGCCCTATGGAAGTCTTACGACAATTTTGAATCATCTCTCAATAAGCTTACAGCCAAGAAATATCTCGCCGAGAAGTCTCCTGCTTATATGACAGCTCGTACTGCCCTTCGTGAGCTTCGTGCGCTTTCGGACCCCATCCCTAAACCGATATTACCCCCGTATCCCACTTTCACAGAACAGGACAGGCAGATTGTTGGTGCTTGGAAAGCATATCTGAgatgggaagaagggaatCCACTGGTTATCGAGAATCACGCGATGTTGCAATCCAGGATTGGGTATGCATTAAGAAAGTGTTTGGGTGAGATGAGACATTTTGCAGAGCTTTGGCACTACGTGGCTAGCTATTACTCCAAGTTGGGTAAACAAGACGAGGCTGCAGAGATTCTCGAAGCCGGTGTGAACGCTTGTCCTAAAAG CTTTCTTCTCACGTTTGCCTATGCTGAACTTCAAGAAGAACGCAAAGCTTTTCCGACTTGCCATTCACTCTATACTACCCTCATCTCTAAGCTGAATCCTGAAGTCGACGAGCTCCGCCAAAATGTCGCTCGTGAAGTTGAGATTGCTCGCGGCCCCCCTATCCCCGGTTCTGAAAAAGCTGCAGCAGCAGCCGCCGTTGGTGACAGCATTGACGTTGACGGTAATGATATCAGTGATATCCAGAGGCTCGTAGAAGAACGAGAACAGAGAGGGGAGCTTGTGGCTcaaagaagagggagagacGTCGAAGAACTGATGATTGGCATAAGTGTGGTGTGGATAATGTACATGAGGTTTGCTCGCAGGGCAGAG ggtatcaaagCCGCTAGAGGGGTATTTGGAAAGGCTCGAAAGTCGCCTCATCTCACGTGGCACGTATTTGAAGCATCAG CTTTAATGGAATATCACACCAATAAGGATGCTGCTGTTGCTATTAGGATTTTCGAGTTGGGTTTGAAGCAGTTCTCCGAGGATGTTGATTATGTGATCAAATACCTTCAGTTCCTTTTGTCGATCAACGACGATAACA ACGCTCGAGCTCTCTTTGAACGTTCGGCTGTCAGGATTACTGGCGACAAGGCTCGACCTCTGTGGGACGCTTGGGCCCGCTATGAATACACGTACGGCGATCTGTCTGCGGTACACAAACTGGAAGCTCGCTTCTCTGAAGTCTTTCCCGAGGATGCCCCTCTCAAGCGTTTCGCGCAAAGATGGTCGTATAACGGAATCGATCAAATTGCTATTCGGGATCTTGGCTTCAACCGTGCTCGAATGGGCGTTCCTGTACTTCCTGCATCCACCATCGCCCCTACGCTTCCGCCGCCTACTGCTTCCATAACCGCCCCTATTGTTGCCCCTGCCCCAGTACAGCCCCCTCAAGAATCATACAAGCGTCCTGCTCCCGAAGATATCACCCCACGACAACCTTCCTCTACAGAATTCTCTCGTTCCCCGAAACGTCATCGGGCACAGTCTCCCCCTCGCCGTTATGCGGAGCGTGATGACCGTCCTCCTGCAGGTCGATATCGTGATTCACTCCCACCTGTCAAGGCTCCATCAAGTATTCCACCAGCTCATCTCGGTGCAGGATCAACATTTGCAGCGCCTCCCAGTGGAGGATATGGGGGCGACAAAGATAGGAGCGGCCTAGAAAAGCCTTTGGCATGGTTCATGGCACAACTGCCCAATGCTCGTTCATTTGATG GCCCTATTTTCCGTCCTGACGATATAATGAAGCTTTTCGGCGGACTTTCTCTGCCAGGCGCAGGCATGCCCCCTGCACCTCCTATCAGCAGAGGTCCCGCCCAACCGCCTATGCAAAGTAGAGGATATTATGAAC CTGAAAGGGACAGAAGATATGGAGGAAACAGAGGCGGAAGATACTGA